GATGAAAGATTAGATACAAGCTTCGAAAAATATGAAACTTTCGGATGGACGTCGAGCGCCAAAAGTGCCAGTGCTGAGGACTTCCTCAATGATGTTGCACTAAAAAGTGCTATAAGGGATGCTATCAAATATGAACTCGATGTACGTGGATATGATATGGCCGGCGCTAACCCTGACCTTCTTATAAATTTTAAGGTTTTTGAAAAACCCACCCAATTTCAAGGCTATACCGGCCATGAAGAGGTTCTTGGCAATGACGAAGTAAGGGAAGAGGAAGATTTCAGGACCTATAATTTAAAAGAAGGCACCCTGCTCATTCAAATGCTGGACAAAGAGAAAGGGACTATTGTATGGCAAGGTTATGCCTCCGGCATTATAGATGACGATGATATGTTTGACAGAGATCCTGTAAAGATTAAAGATGCTGTCGAGCAAATATTCAACAGATTTGAGTACAAAGCCGGAAAGTAATTTATAGAGTTAAATTTGAAACAGAAAAAAGACACTTTAAACGTTGTTTAAAGTGTCTTTTTCTTTATTCTATTCCATATCAATTACTACCGGTATCCCCTTCCTTCTGAGGTAATACATTAGTAGTAAT
This region of Fulvivirga ulvae genomic DNA includes:
- a CDS encoding DUF4136 domain-containing protein — protein: MRHLKILLTTLCIATISLSPSYSQDLVAMDERLDTSFEKYETFGWTSSAKSASAEDFLNDVALKSAIRDAIKYELDVRGYDMAGANPDLLINFKVFEKPTQFQGYTGHEEVLGNDEVREEEDFRTYNLKEGTLLIQMLDKEKGTIVWQGYASGIIDDDDMFDRDPVKIKDAVEQIFNRFEYKAGK